From one Oceanimonas doudoroffii genomic stretch:
- a CDS encoding LysR family transcriptional regulator yields MKLHQLDLNLLLAFDALMSQRNVTRAAQQCFISQPAMSHALNRLRQFFEDPLLVRSATGMQPTQRALGLHQAVRRALTLLEQELGREEHFEPANSRRRFVISTTDYVECVLIPPLIRRLKTLAPGVHIEIDILRDQLPEAKLANGEVDLVLGFDEYMKVPASLCTETWLTEPLAGIVADDHPEVGEALSLEQLTALPHVFHSPLGTREASIDTWLASQGLKRQISVNSQSYMSAAAIVAQSDHLLVLPNKVAGLLAGAWPLKKVTLPADLPAYHLNCVWHPLHDRQPALQWLREVLRSLI; encoded by the coding sequence ATGAAACTTCACCAGCTCGATCTCAACCTGTTGCTGGCCTTTGATGCGCTGATGAGCCAGCGTAACGTAACCCGGGCCGCGCAGCAGTGTTTTATCAGCCAGCCGGCCATGAGCCATGCCCTTAACCGGTTGCGCCAGTTTTTTGAAGATCCGCTGCTGGTGCGCAGCGCCACCGGCATGCAGCCTACCCAGCGGGCCCTGGGCCTGCACCAGGCGGTGCGCCGGGCACTGACCCTGCTTGAGCAGGAGTTGGGTCGGGAAGAGCACTTTGAGCCGGCCAACTCCCGCCGACGTTTTGTGATCAGCACCACCGATTATGTGGAATGCGTGCTGATCCCACCGCTGATCCGCCGACTGAAGACCTTGGCACCGGGGGTGCACATTGAAATCGATATTTTGCGGGATCAGTTGCCCGAAGCGAAGCTGGCCAACGGCGAGGTGGATCTGGTGCTGGGGTTTGACGAATACATGAAGGTGCCGGCGTCACTCTGCACCGAAACCTGGCTCACCGAGCCCCTGGCCGGCATCGTCGCCGACGATCACCCCGAGGTGGGCGAAGCCTTGTCGCTTGAGCAACTGACCGCGCTGCCCCATGTGTTTCACTCGCCCCTGGGCACCCGCGAGGCCAGCATCGATACCTGGCTGGCCAGCCAGGGGCTGAAACGGCAAATTTCGGTGAACAGCCAGAGCTACATGTCGGCGGCGGCCATCGTCGCGCAAAGCGATCACCTGCTGGTGCTGCCCAACAAGGTGGCGGGCCTGCTGGCCGGTGCCTGGCCGCTAAAAAAGGTAACGCTGCCGGCGGATCTGCCCGCCTATCACCTCAACTGCGTCTGGCACCCGCTGCACGACCGCCAGCCGGCCCTGCAGTGGCTGCGGGAGGTGCTGCGCTCGCTGATTTGA
- the aguB gene encoding N-carbamoylputrescine amidase, producing the protein MTMVTVAATQMACSWNRDENIARAEKLVRQAAGQGAQIILIQELFEAPYFCIDQSPEHFALAQEVDNSPLIRHFQALAKELEVVLPLSFFERAGNAYYNSLVVIDADGAVLDLYRKTHIPNGPGYQEKQFFTPGDTGFKVWQTRYAKIGVGICWDQWFPETARSLALMGAELIFFPTAIGSEPQDPTINSQPHWTRTQQGHAAANLVPVIASNRIGTEQSKYEDGLETTFYGSSFIADQFGELVQQADKTSEGVLVHSFDLAEIAKTRTSWGLFRDRRPAMYQTLMTSDGKQNGGR; encoded by the coding sequence ATGACCATGGTAACCGTGGCCGCCACCCAGATGGCCTGCAGCTGGAACCGAGACGAAAACATCGCCCGCGCCGAGAAGCTGGTGCGCCAGGCCGCCGGTCAGGGGGCCCAGATCATTTTGATTCAGGAGCTGTTTGAAGCACCCTATTTCTGCATCGATCAGAGCCCGGAGCACTTTGCCCTGGCCCAGGAAGTGGATAACAGCCCGCTGATTCGGCACTTTCAGGCCCTGGCCAAGGAGCTGGAAGTGGTGCTGCCGCTCAGCTTCTTTGAACGCGCCGGCAACGCCTATTACAACTCCTTGGTGGTGATTGACGCCGACGGCGCCGTACTGGACCTGTATCGCAAGACCCACATTCCCAATGGCCCCGGCTATCAGGAAAAGCAGTTCTTTACCCCCGGTGACACCGGCTTCAAGGTGTGGCAGACCCGCTACGCCAAAATTGGTGTGGGCATCTGCTGGGATCAGTGGTTCCCGGAAACCGCCCGCAGCCTGGCGCTGATGGGAGCAGAACTGATTTTCTTCCCCACCGCCATCGGCAGCGAGCCGCAGGATCCGACCATCAACAGCCAGCCCCACTGGACCCGTACCCAGCAGGGTCATGCCGCCGCCAACCTGGTGCCGGTGATCGCCTCCAACCGTATCGGCACCGAACAAAGCAAATACGAAGACGGGCTGGAGACCACCTTTTACGGATCTTCCTTTATTGCCGATCAGTTCGGCGAGCTGGTACAGCAGGCCGACAAGACCTCCGAAGGCGTGCTGGTGCACAGCTTTGATCTGGCAGAAATTGCCAAGACCCGCACCAGCTGGGGCCTGTTCCGGGATCGCCGCCCGGCCATGTATCAGACCCTGATGACCTCCGACGGCAAACAAAACGGAGGCCGCTGA
- the aguA gene encoding agmatine deiminase, whose amino-acid sequence MDALKGFYMPAEWAPQQAVWMIWPHRPDNWRNGAAPAQATFAKLAEAISAATPVLMAVPAAEMDKARATMPAAVTLVDIESDDAWARDTGPTVVVDGQGGIKGIDWRFNAWGGDHGGLYAPWDQDQAMAQAMLARHDIAAVESPLVLEGGSIHVDGEGTLLTTRECLLNANRNPHLSQADIEQHLRDTLGVSTFIWLDEGVYMDETDGHIDNMACFARPGEVILHGCDDPQDPQYLRSQAAFEVLSQAVDAKGRKLKVWLLPQPGPLYISEQEAAGIATGSGVPRPAGERLAASYVNFLITNGRLLFPLLDSRTDGEAKARLEQIFPELEVVGIPAREILLGGGNIHCITQQIPAV is encoded by the coding sequence ATGGACGCGCTCAAGGGCTTTTACATGCCCGCCGAGTGGGCGCCCCAGCAGGCGGTGTGGATGATCTGGCCCCATCGGCCCGACAACTGGCGCAACGGCGCCGCCCCGGCCCAGGCCACCTTTGCCAAACTGGCCGAAGCCATCTCGGCGGCCACGCCGGTGTTGATGGCGGTGCCGGCGGCGGAAATGGACAAGGCCAGGGCCACCATGCCGGCGGCGGTGACCCTGGTCGACATTGAGAGCGACGATGCCTGGGCCCGGGACACCGGCCCCACCGTGGTCGTTGACGGCCAGGGTGGCATCAAGGGCATCGACTGGCGCTTCAATGCCTGGGGAGGCGACCATGGCGGCCTTTATGCCCCCTGGGATCAGGATCAGGCCATGGCCCAGGCCATGCTGGCACGGCACGACATTGCCGCGGTGGAAAGCCCCCTGGTGCTGGAAGGCGGCTCCATTCATGTGGACGGCGAAGGCACCCTGCTCACCACCAGGGAATGCCTGCTGAACGCCAACCGCAACCCGCACCTGAGCCAGGCCGACATCGAACAACACCTGCGCGACACCCTGGGGGTCAGCACCTTTATCTGGCTGGATGAAGGGGTATATATGGACGAAACCGATGGCCATATCGACAACATGGCCTGTTTCGCCCGCCCGGGTGAGGTCATTCTGCACGGCTGTGACGATCCCCAGGATCCGCAGTACCTGCGCAGCCAGGCGGCATTTGAGGTGCTGAGTCAGGCGGTAGACGCCAAGGGCCGCAAACTCAAGGTGTGGCTGCTACCCCAGCCGGGCCCGCTTTACATCAGCGAGCAGGAAGCCGCGGGCATTGCCACCGGCAGCGGTGTGCCACGTCCGGCGGGTGAGCGGCTGGCGGCCTCTTACGTGAACTTTCTGATCACCAATGGCCGGCTGCTGTTTCCGTTGCTGGACTCACGTACCGACGGCGAAGCCAAGGCCAGACTGGAACAAATCTTTCCGGAGCTGGAAGTGGTGGGCATACCGGCGCGGGAAATCCTGCTCGGTGGCGGCAATATTCACTGCATCACCCAGCAGATCCCGGCGGTATAA
- the solA gene encoding N-methyl-L-tryptophan oxidase — MDADILIIGAGSVGMAAGYYAACQGARVLLLDEGHPPHTLGSHHGSTRLTRTAYGEGEAYIPLLLRARALWTELEQLSGERLFEPCGVLNLGVADSPFLAQVRRSAAEYGLALEQESAAGIEARWPGWGLPAGFSGGYEPEAGVLYCERALSAWHRLGSAQGARLLGGRTVTGLKAIPGGMGVELADGERFTAAQVLVCAGQRVAPLMAQLGLHLPLQRVRKTFAWYRADVMRYGPAAFPGFSADLANAVYYGFPTLNGEGFKIGRHDAGQPLEPGEPLASFGSFSQDRAELDAFVHDYLPGVGEFIEGKVCHYIRTPDEHFILDRHPEHEGVFFASACSGHGFKFAAVLGETFARWMLDGEPGFDLGSFALSRFGR; from the coding sequence ATGGATGCAGACATTCTTATTATCGGTGCCGGCTCGGTCGGCATGGCAGCGGGATATTACGCGGCCTGTCAGGGCGCCCGAGTGCTGCTGCTCGACGAGGGCCATCCGCCCCATACACTGGGCTCCCACCATGGCAGCACTCGGCTGACCCGCACCGCCTATGGTGAGGGAGAGGCCTATATTCCGCTGTTATTGAGGGCGCGGGCGCTGTGGACCGAGCTCGAACAACTGAGCGGCGAGCGCCTGTTCGAGCCCTGTGGTGTGCTCAATCTGGGCGTGGCCGACAGCCCTTTCCTGGCCCAGGTCAGGCGCAGCGCCGCCGAATACGGGCTGGCGCTGGAGCAGGAAAGTGCCGCCGGCATCGAGGCCCGCTGGCCGGGCTGGGGACTGCCCGCCGGCTTTTCGGGCGGGTATGAACCCGAGGCCGGTGTGCTCTATTGCGAACGCGCACTGAGTGCCTGGCACCGGCTCGGCAGCGCGCAAGGGGCGCGGTTACTGGGTGGCCGCACCGTCACCGGGCTGAAGGCCATTCCCGGCGGGATGGGGGTCGAGCTGGCCGATGGTGAGCGGTTCACCGCCGCTCAAGTACTGGTGTGTGCCGGTCAGCGGGTGGCCCCGCTGATGGCCCAGCTGGGATTGCACCTGCCGTTGCAGCGAGTACGCAAGACTTTTGCCTGGTACCGGGCAGATGTGATGCGTTACGGGCCGGCGGCGTTTCCCGGCTTTTCCGCCGATCTTGCCAATGCCGTCTACTATGGGTTTCCCACCCTGAATGGAGAGGGATTCAAAATTGGCCGTCATGATGCCGGTCAGCCCTTGGAACCCGGTGAGCCACTGGCATCATTTGGTTCTTTTTCCCAGGACAGGGCGGAGCTGGACGCCTTTGTACATGACTACCTGCCGGGCGTGGGAGAGTTTATCGAGGGTAAGGTGTGTCATTACATTCGCACGCCCGACGAGCACTTTATTCTGGATCGCCATCCGGAGCACGAAGGGGTATTTTTCGCCAGTGCCTGCTCCGGTCACGGTTTCAAGTTTGCCGCCGTCCTGGGGGAAACCTTTGCGCGCTGGATGCTGGACGGCGAGCCGGGGTTTGATCTGGGCTCCTTTGCCCTGAGCCGGTTTGGCCGGTAA
- a CDS encoding Grx4 family monothiol glutaredoxin, whose translation MDTIEKIKTQISENPILLYMKGSPKFPSCGFSAQASQALMNCGEPFAYVDILQNPEIRAELPKYANWPTFPQLWVEGELIGGCDIIIEMFQQGELQTLIKDTAAKHPKPEQA comes from the coding sequence ATGGACACCATTGAAAAGATCAAAACCCAAATCAGTGAAAACCCCATTCTGCTGTATATGAAGGGGTCTCCCAAGTTTCCGAGCTGCGGCTTTTCCGCCCAGGCGTCCCAGGCCCTGATGAACTGCGGCGAGCCCTTTGCCTACGTCGACATTTTGCAGAACCCGGAAATTCGCGCCGAGTTGCCCAAATACGCCAACTGGCCGACCTTTCCCCAGCTGTGGGTGGAAGGCGAGCTGATCGGTGGCTGTGACATCATTATCGAGATGTTCCAGCAGGGGGAACTGCAGACCCTGATCAAGGACACCGCCGCCAAGCATCCCAAGCCCGAACAGGCTTGA
- the sodB gene encoding superoxide dismutase [Fe], translated as MAFELPALPYAKNALEPHISQETLEYHHGKHHNTYVVNLNNLVPGTEFEGKSLEDIIKTSSGGIFNNAAQVWNHTFYWNCLAPNGGGEPTGALADAIKAAFGSFDAFKEEFTKSAVTNFGSGWTWLVKKADGTVGLVNTSNAGCPLTEAGLTPLLTCDVWEHAYYIDYRNVRPDYVKAFWALVNWEFVAENFAK; from the coding sequence ATGGCATTTGAACTTCCCGCTCTGCCCTACGCCAAGAACGCTCTGGAGCCGCACATCTCCCAGGAAACCCTGGAATATCACCACGGCAAGCACCACAACACCTATGTGGTTAACCTGAACAACCTGGTTCCCGGCACCGAGTTCGAAGGCAAGTCTCTGGAAGACATCATCAAGACCTCTTCCGGTGGCATCTTCAACAACGCCGCTCAGGTGTGGAACCACACCTTCTACTGGAACTGCCTGGCCCCCAACGGTGGCGGCGAGCCCACCGGCGCCCTGGCCGATGCCATCAAGGCCGCTTTTGGCTCCTTCGACGCTTTCAAGGAAGAGTTCACCAAGTCTGCCGTGACCAACTTCGGCTCCGGCTGGACCTGGCTGGTGAAAAAGGCCGATGGCACCGTGGGTCTGGTTAACACCTCCAACGCCGGCTGCCCGCTGACCGAAGCCGGTCTGACTCCCCTGCTGACCTGCGACGTGTGGGAGCACGCCTACTACATCGATTACCGCAACGTACGCCCTGACTATGTGAAAGCCTTCTGGGCCCTGGTCAACTGGGAATTCGTAGCAGAAAACTTCGCCAAGTAA
- the rimO gene encoding 30S ribosomal protein S12 methylthiotransferase RimO gives MSVPRIGFVSLGCPKNLVDSERILTQLRIEGYDVVPSYDDADMVIVNTCGFIDSAVQESLEAIGEALNENGKVIVTGCLGAKEDQIREVHPKVLEITGPHSYEQVLEHVHRYVPRPEYNPFVNLVPEQGVKLTPKHYAYLKISEGCNHKCTFCIIPSMRGDLDSRPIGDVLAEAGRLADAGVKELLVISQDTSAYGVDVKHKTGFASGMPVKTHIQALCEELGKMGVWVRLHYVYPYPHVDDLIPLMRDGKILPYLDIPLQHASPRILKLMKRPGAVERTLERIRRWREICPELTIRSTFIVGFPGETEEDFQMLLDFIEQAELDRVGCFTYSPVEGARANELADPVPEEVKQERFERFMALQQQISTRRLAQKVGKTIKVLIDEVDEEGAIGRSSADAPEIDGLVYLNGETDLKPGDMITATVTHSDEYDLWAELA, from the coding sequence ATGTCTGTTCCCCGTATCGGCTTTGTGTCTCTCGGCTGTCCGAAAAACCTGGTCGACTCCGAGCGTATTCTGACCCAGCTGCGTATTGAAGGTTACGACGTGGTGCCTTCCTACGATGATGCCGATATGGTGATCGTCAACACTTGTGGCTTTATCGACAGTGCCGTACAGGAATCCCTGGAGGCCATTGGTGAGGCCCTCAACGAAAACGGCAAGGTGATCGTCACCGGCTGCCTGGGTGCCAAGGAAGATCAAATTCGCGAAGTGCACCCCAAGGTGCTGGAGATCACCGGCCCCCACTCCTACGAGCAGGTGCTGGAGCACGTGCACCGCTATGTACCGCGCCCGGAGTACAATCCCTTTGTCAACCTGGTGCCCGAGCAGGGCGTCAAGCTGACTCCCAAGCACTACGCCTACCTGAAGATTTCCGAAGGCTGCAACCACAAGTGCACCTTCTGCATCATTCCGTCCATGCGTGGCGATCTGGACAGCCGCCCCATCGGTGACGTGCTCGCCGAAGCCGGTCGCCTGGCAGATGCCGGCGTGAAGGAGCTGCTGGTGATCTCTCAGGATACTTCAGCCTACGGCGTGGATGTGAAGCACAAGACCGGCTTTGCCAGCGGTATGCCGGTGAAGACCCACATTCAGGCCCTGTGCGAAGAGCTGGGCAAAATGGGGGTGTGGGTGCGCCTGCACTACGTCTACCCGTATCCGCACGTGGACGACCTTATTCCGCTGATGCGCGACGGCAAAATTCTGCCTTACCTGGACATTCCGCTGCAGCACGCCAGCCCGCGCATTCTCAAGCTGATGAAGCGCCCCGGCGCAGTGGAGCGCACCCTGGAGCGCATTCGCCGCTGGCGGGAAATCTGCCCCGAGCTCACCATTCGCTCTACCTTTATCGTGGGCTTCCCCGGCGAGACCGAAGAAGACTTTCAGATGCTGCTCGACTTTATCGAACAGGCCGAGCTGGATCGGGTGGGCTGCTTTACCTACAGCCCGGTGGAGGGCGCTCGCGCCAACGAACTGGCCGATCCGGTACCGGAAGAGGTCAAGCAGGAACGCTTTGAGCGCTTTATGGCGCTGCAACAGCAGATTTCCACCCGCCGCCTGGCGCAGAAGGTGGGCAAGACCATCAAAGTACTGATCGACGAGGTGGACGAGGAAGGTGCCATCGGCCGCTCCAGCGCCGACGCCCCGGAAATTGACGGCCTGGTATACCTGAACGGGGAAACCGACCTCAAGCCCGGCGACATGATCACCGCCACCGTCACCCACTCCGACGAGTACGATCTCTGGGCCGAGCTGGCCTGA
- a CDS encoding MurR/RpiR family transcriptional regulator produces MNTLEKITKNLDSFSKSERKVAEVILASPQTAIHSSIAALAKLADVSEPTVNRFCRRLDTKGFPDFKLHLAQSLANGTPYVNRHVEEDDGPESYTAKIFESSMACLDSARQSLDPQAVNRCVDILTQARKLSFFGLGASSAVAHDAMNKFFRFNVPVQCFDDVVMMRMSCIASAEGDVVVLISHTGRTKALVEVAQLARQNDAVVIGLTAKDSPLARECNVVLSMDVPEDTDVYLPMASRLAQMVLIDVLATGFILRRGSRFRENLKKVKEGIKNSRFDSPHF; encoded by the coding sequence ATGAATACATTGGAAAAAATCACCAAAAATCTCGACAGTTTCAGCAAGTCGGAACGCAAGGTTGCGGAAGTGATCCTCGCCTCGCCCCAGACCGCCATTCATTCCAGCATTGCCGCCCTGGCCAAGCTGGCGGATGTGAGTGAGCCCACCGTCAACCGTTTCTGTCGCCGTCTCGATACCAAGGGCTTTCCCGATTTCAAGCTGCACCTGGCCCAGAGCCTGGCCAATGGCACACCCTATGTAAACCGCCACGTAGAGGAAGACGACGGCCCCGAGTCCTATACCGCCAAGATTTTCGAGTCCAGCATGGCTTGTCTTGACTCGGCCCGACAAAGCCTGGATCCCCAGGCGGTGAATCGTTGTGTCGATATTCTGACCCAGGCCCGCAAGCTGTCGTTCTTTGGCCTGGGCGCGTCTTCCGCCGTGGCCCACGACGCCATGAACAAGTTCTTTCGTTTCAATGTGCCGGTACAGTGCTTTGACGATGTGGTGATGATGCGCATGAGCTGCATCGCCAGTGCCGAGGGCGATGTGGTGGTGCTGATCTCCCACACCGGGCGCACCAAGGCGCTGGTAGAGGTGGCCCAGCTGGCACGGCAGAATGATGCCGTGGTCATTGGCCTGACCGCAAAGGACTCCCCCCTTGCCCGGGAGTGCAACGTGGTGCTGTCGATGGATGTGCCGGAAGACACCGATGTCTATCTGCCCATGGCCTCACGACTGGCGCAGATGGTACTGATAGACGTGCTCGCCACCGGCTTTATTCTGCGCCGCGGCAGCCGTTTTCGGGAAAACCTGAAAAAGGTCAAGGAAGGCATCAAAAACTCCCGTTTCGACAGCCCCCATTTCTGA
- a CDS encoding bifunctional 4-hydroxy-2-oxoglutarate aldolase/2-dehydro-3-deoxy-phosphogluconate aldolase — protein sequence MTALSEQLAALKILPVITLERAEDILPLAEILTRHDLPVAEITFRTEAAAQAIHLLRRYRPAMLVGAGTVINRERARLAAEAGADFAVSAGFNPSTVRACREWQLPLIPGVNNPSAIEAALEQDLTVLKFFPAQASGGLAMLKALQGPFEQVQFVPTGGIDVKNLGEYLALPNVLACGGTWLVDPQLIRSGDWDALEQRVAGAVALVRPGRQD from the coding sequence ATGACGGCGCTAAGTGAACAACTGGCCGCCCTGAAAATACTGCCGGTGATCACCCTTGAGCGGGCCGAAGATATTTTGCCGCTGGCGGAGATCCTGACACGGCACGATCTGCCGGTGGCGGAAATCACCTTTCGTACCGAGGCGGCGGCACAGGCCATTCACCTGCTGCGCCGTTACCGGCCCGCCATGCTGGTAGGTGCGGGAACGGTGATCAATCGGGAGCGGGCACGGCTGGCCGCCGAAGCGGGGGCTGACTTTGCTGTGTCGGCTGGGTTTAATCCGAGTACGGTACGGGCCTGCCGGGAGTGGCAATTGCCGTTGATCCCCGGCGTTAACAATCCCAGCGCCATTGAGGCGGCACTGGAGCAGGATCTGACGGTGTTGAAATTTTTTCCGGCGCAGGCATCGGGGGGCCTGGCCATGCTAAAAGCCCTGCAAGGGCCGTTTGAGCAGGTGCAATTTGTGCCTACCGGCGGCATTGATGTGAAAAACCTGGGTGAATATCTGGCCTTGCCCAATGTGCTTGCCTGCGGCGGCACCTGGCTGGTGGATCCGCAACTGATTCGCAGCGGAGACTGGGACGCCCTGGAGCAGCGGGTCGCCGGGGCGGTGGCACTGGTCCGCCCGGGCCGTCAAGACTGA
- the pyk gene encoding pyruvate kinase produces MLRRTKIVTTLGPATDRDNNLEGIIKAGANVVRMNFSHGTPEDHQNRANQVREIARKLGKHVAILGDLQGPKIRVSTFKDGKIHLSIGDKFVLDADLPKGEGNQQSVGIDYKELPRDVKNGDILLLDDGRVQLRVDGVDGNKVLTEVTVAGPLSNNKGINKKGGGLSAPALTDKDKEDIKTAAKIGVDYLAVSFPRTGEDMRIARELARAAGSNAKLVAKVERAEAVATDAAMEDVVLASDAVMVARGDLGVEIGDPELVGVQKKLIRTSRRLNRVVITATQMMESMITAPLPTRAEVMDVANAVLDGTDAVMLSAETAAGDFPVETVKAMAEVCLGAEKHPSINVSNHRMNFTFTSVEETVAMSTMYAANHLQGVKAIVALTHSGTTPLLLSRISSGLPIFALSQEEKTLSWANLYRGVTPVFFKTDETKSIAEICREALATLKQSGYVNSGDLVLLTHGDMMEVVGSTNTCKILTVE; encoded by the coding sequence ATGCTAAGACGCACCAAGATTGTAACCACGCTGGGTCCGGCCACCGACCGCGACAACAACCTCGAAGGTATTATCAAGGCCGGCGCCAACGTGGTTCGCATGAACTTTTCCCACGGCACCCCGGAAGATCACCAGAACCGTGCCAACCAGGTGCGGGAAATCGCCAGAAAGCTGGGCAAGCACGTGGCCATTCTGGGTGATTTGCAGGGTCCCAAGATCCGCGTCTCCACCTTCAAGGACGGCAAGATTCACCTCAGCATCGGCGATAAATTCGTGCTCGACGCGGATCTGCCCAAGGGCGAAGGCAATCAGCAGAGCGTAGGCATCGACTATAAAGAGCTGCCTCGCGACGTGAAAAATGGCGATATTCTGCTGCTGGACGACGGTCGCGTGCAGTTGCGCGTGGACGGCGTGGACGGCAACAAGGTACTGACCGAAGTCACCGTGGCCGGCCCCCTGTCCAACAACAAGGGCATCAACAAGAAAGGCGGCGGCCTGTCTGCCCCTGCCCTGACCGACAAGGACAAGGAAGACATCAAGACCGCCGCCAAGATTGGCGTCGACTACCTGGCCGTGTCTTTCCCCCGTACCGGCGAAGACATGCGCATCGCCCGTGAACTGGCCCGCGCCGCCGGCAGCAACGCCAAGCTGGTCGCCAAGGTAGAACGCGCCGAGGCCGTCGCCACCGATGCCGCCATGGAAGACGTGGTGCTGGCTTCTGACGCCGTCATGGTGGCCCGGGGTGACCTGGGTGTGGAGATCGGTGATCCCGAGCTGGTGGGCGTACAGAAGAAGCTGATCCGCACCAGCCGTCGCCTGAACCGGGTGGTGATCACCGCCACCCAAATGATGGAGTCCATGATCACCGCGCCCCTGCCCACCCGGGCTGAGGTAATGGACGTGGCCAACGCCGTGCTCGACGGCACCGACGCCGTGATGCTGTCCGCCGAGACCGCCGCCGGCGACTTTCCGGTGGAAACCGTCAAGGCCATGGCCGAGGTGTGTCTGGGCGCCGAAAAGCACCCCAGCATCAATGTGTCCAACCACCGCATGAACTTCACCTTCACCTCGGTGGAAGAGACCGTGGCCATGTCCACCATGTATGCCGCCAACCACCTGCAGGGTGTAAAGGCCATCGTGGCGCTGACCCACTCCGGCACCACCCCGCTGCTGCTGTCCCGCATCAGCTCCGGCTTGCCGATCTTCGCCCTGTCCCAGGAAGAAAAAACCCTGTCCTGGGCCAACCTGTATCGTGGTGTCACCCCGGTGTTCTTCAAGACCGACGAGACCAAGAGCATCGCCGAGATCTGCCGCGAAGCCCTCGCCACCCTGAAGCAGTCCGGTTACGTCAACAGCGGCGATCTGGTACTGCTGACCCACGGTGACATGATGGAAGTGGTAGGCAGCACCAACACCTGCAAGATCCTCACCGTCGAGTAA